A single Aspergillus chevalieri M1 DNA, chromosome 3, nearly complete sequence DNA region contains:
- a CDS encoding putative NRPS-like protein biosynthetic cluster (COG:I;~EggNog:ENOG410PH25;~InterPro:IPR000873,IPR009081,IPR036736,IPR020806, IPR011004,IPR042099,IPR001451;~PFAM:PF00501,PF00132,PF00550;~SMCOG1002:AMP-dependent synthetase and ligase;~TransMembrane:5 (o818-847i859-881o1112-1133i1373-1399o1419-1447i);~antiSMASH:Cluster_3.10;~go_function: GO:0031177 - phosphopantetheine binding [Evidence IEA]), translated as MADSPRSSLMEQLLRLRSEASHPDAAHHLSALLSSHSGPWPIRQLLACFQDIYKSLPESLKIKNDESIIRLRAQVKAAIPNVAELIGTDSRPGFIDVSTGRHLTHGAIRQFVQNFQLPVGPSRHGKPRVAVILPNGPLMAVAVIAFANKYTIVPMAPNTVPEQLHMDIEQVQADAVVALDADIGKLQLDNGIRPVFGVEQLEDLTFRVVSAQRASSAVDFAPNAGDDIAIILFTSGTSGNKKLVPITTYNLVAGTMATMESVELSETDTCLNMMPLNHVGGILRSIFSPLLAGGATICCPSFDPSMFWDAVQSPHMTPTWYYATPTMHQMILGEAEHRPDAVKQSVIQFICNAGGGLPPTLAVQLRDTFRCVILPSYGMTECMPIAAPPKNYTLDRQGTSGRIVGPEVAILEGGKPVPRPEMLGHICVRGSPAFEGYLTPEGKIDLSAFDESGWFDTGDLGYLDADGYLYITGRSKEVINRGGEIISPVEVEDAVLAAAKDPNSPLFGRVTETLAFSAPDEVLQEVVGAVIVTPPGKTRPDLRQLNEALHPIIHQPKWPAVVVYMDRVPKSNNKIQRIKLAQRLGLETLTPTTPLADRHYEAVCPPNGTPLSASIPKQQCVINDNIIRSVLSEMANTPDVHIQTHPRDGFAQAVLFVDNPDDDHVTPGDLRDQLDGYLIPSRITLLQGPMPLDPFGNPDQRAIDDAIRARNSDGDLSPIQRRVREIFATALSCGPEDISALTDFFAAGGDSLSAGRLVSQLRREFGIFLPGDVLFHNSTVGDMERKITEAVEIKAAKGDDGEVELPGCDKTYSSTNPILLVLHLFPIAFFAPMKRAFQWLVFAYVMAECSTRFPIRDVLIGRLVLIVLAVLSARVAAHIVFPFCGIIFKWLVIGRYKEGMFPMWGPYHTRWWLTQKALQVCGKGIFNRYNWSRALFYRLLGAKIGKNVTLSPSAKLGEYDLIEIGDNVVLDTCQVRPFAVERNTSMLLKKIRIGKDASVGIKSIVAPGADIPENTCIGPNSSSWELQDADESNRDLLTSRIPAPHWLWSLFIVEPIKILVWVASRLTWMGGLVPMVRQYPVPSADMFLATLEWFTSGQRIGFHITAKICRAVGGPIVLFIAVLIIKSLLDLICGKPKPGPASKQTTRQKVRSAVLAQILPAGDIHELTRLVGRHYELVSMAIRALGGKVGKRVYWPSVGPAVPDFDLVEVGNDVVFGSRSNIVTSDGYGRDRVVIGDGTMVGDRVVALPGVTIGREAMIGSGALLRRNGDYASNTIWTGSKGGDAVQFPTSSTTMPSSTAPTVVASSSSSANGDSEDEKRAGEKTSNEKQTPISSKNKTVTDSSTNEKDTCKPFGRAFYRHEANYHVLRIWDIVIYSVLSVVITTVYWLLTILFSLFAVRAALTHSDAAGFKQGPWRPFVLYGLLASILSGVSAAQAFIALGIVICIKWMVMGRRKEGTFHWDKSSYNQRWQFLLSCETLIKDCYGGTGLLPMLTGSAYIVWYYRLLGAKIGKDCAIHANGTPNIFFTEPDLLTLGNRVAVDDSSLVCHLNSRGEFELHTLNVGDRSIMRAGSRLMSGASMGQDACLLEHTLVLSGDHVEDGSTLQGWPAEGFEGKRA; from the exons ATGGCGGATTCGCCACGATCTTC CCTTATGGAACAACTACTTCGCCTCCGCAGTGAGGCCTCTCACCCAGATGCCGCTCACCATCTCTCCGCTCTCCTCTCCTCGCACTCCGGTCCCTGGCCCATCCGTCAACTCCTTGCTTGCTTCCAGGACATCTACAAATCCCTTCCCGAATCTCTCAAAATCAAAAACGATGAATCCATCATCCGCCTCCGCGCACAAGTCAAAGCAGCCATCCCCAACGTCGCAGAACTGATCGGGACAGACTCCCGCCCCGGTTTCATCGATGTCAGCACTGGACGACACCTGACACATGGTGCCATCCGGCAGTTCGTGCAGAACTTTCAGTTGCCTGTTGGGCCTTCCCGCCATGGCAAGCCCCGTGTCGCTGTCATCCTGCCTAATGGCCCTCTTATGGCAGTCGCTGTTATCGCTTTTGCGAACAAATACACGATTGTGCCTATGGCACCGAACACGGTACCAGAACAGTTGCACATGGATATCGAGCAGGTGCAAGCTGATGCTGTTGTGGCGCTGGACGCTGATATTGGCAAGCTGCAGCTGGACAACGGTATTCGGCCGGTGTTTGGCGTCGAGCAACTGGAGGATTTGACATTCCGGGTGGTTTCTGCACAACGTGCTTCTAGTGCCGTTGACTTCGCCCCAAATGCCGGGGACGACATCGCCATTATCCTTTTTACCAGTGGTACCAGTGGTAACAAGAAGCTGGTTCCTATCACAACTTACAACCTCGTTGCAGGTACCATGGCCACCATGGAATCGGTGGAACTGTCTGAAACCGACACCTGTCTTAACATGATGCCGCTGAACCATGT cggtgGTATCCTCCGAAGTATCTTCTCCCCCCTTCTCGCCGGTGGCGCCACAATCTGCTGTCCCTCTTTCGACCCCAGCATGTTCTGGGACGCCGTCCAAAGCCCTCATATGACACCAACCTGGTACTACGCCACACCCACGATGCACCAGATGATCCTTGGCGAAGCCGAGCACCGTCCCGACGCTGTCAAGCAAAGCGTCATCCAGTTCATCTGTAACGCTGGTGGTGGTCTTCCCCCGACGCTTGCCGTGCAGCTCCGCGATACTTTCCGCTGCGTTATCCTCCCCAGTTACGGTATGACAGAGTGCATGCCTATCGCTGCACCACCGAAGAACTACACCCTTGATCGCCAGGGAACTTCCGGACGGATCGTTGGTCCTGAGGTTGCCATCCTCGAGGGTGGCAAGCCCGTCCCGCGGCCTGAGATGCTGGGACACATCTGTGTTCGTGGATCGCCCGCTTTTGAGGGATACCTGACCCCCGAGGGCAAGATCGATCTCAGTGCATTTGACGAATCCGGCTGGTTCGACACTGGTGATCTGGGATACCTCGATGCTGACGGGTACCTGTACATCACTGGTCGCAGCAAGGAGGTCATCAACCGTGGTGGTGAAATTATCTCGCCCGTCGAAGTGGAAGATGCCGTGCTGGCCGCGGCCAAGGATCCCAACTCCCCACTGTTTGGCCGCGTCACCGAGACACTGGCTTTCTCTGCCCCCGACGAGGTCCTGCAGGAAGTCGTTGGTGCGGTCATCGTTACACCCCCTGGCAAGACCAGGCCTGATCTTCGCCAGCTGAATGAAGCGCTGCACCCAATTATCCACCAGCCCAAGTGGCCCGCTGTGGTGGTGTACATGGACCGCGTGCCCAAGTCGAACAACAAGATCCAGCGTATCAAGCTCGCCCAGCGGTTGGGCTTGGAGACTCTCACCCCCACTACGCCCCTGGCCGACCGACACTACGAGGCTGTCTGCCCGCCCAACGGCACGCCGCTCAGTGCATCCATTCCGAAGCAGCAATGTGTCATCAACGACAACATCATCCGTTCGGTTTTGAGTGAGATGGCCAATACCCCCGACGTCCACATCCAGACACACCCGCGCGACGGGTTCGCGCAGGCTGTTCTGTTTGTGGACAATCCAGACGATGACCATGTCACACCCGGCGACCTCCGCGACCAGCTCGACGGCTACCTCATCCCTAGCCGTATCACGCTTCTCCAGGGTCCCATGCCTCTTGACCCCTTCGGAAACCCCGACCAGCGCGCCATCGACGATGCCATCCGCGCCCGCAACTCGGATGGCGACCTGTCGCCTATCCAGCGCCGCGTGCGCGAGATCTTTGCTACCGCCTTGTCTTGCGGACCAGAAGACATCTCTGCTCTTACCGACTTCTTCGCCGCTGGCGGTGACAGTCTGAGCGCTGGTCGTCTGGTTTCGCAACTCCGTCGCGAATTTGGTATCTTCCTTCCCGGTGATGTTCTTTTCCACAACAGCACCGTTGGTGACATGGAACGCAAGATCACCGAAGCTGTCGAGATCAAGGCTGCCAAGGGCGATGATGGAGAAGTCGAATTGCCTGGTTGCGATAAGACATACAGCAGCACGAACCCGATTCTTCTGGTCCTGCATCTGTTCCCGATAGCGTTCTTTGCTCCCATGAAGCGCGCGTTCCAGTGGCTTGTGTTCGCGTACGTCATGGCTGAGTGCTCGACCCGGTTCCCCATTCGCGACGTCCTCATTGGTCGTCTGGTTCTGATTGTTTTGGCTGTGTTATCTGCTCGTGTCGCTGCGCACATTGTGTTTCCCTTCTGTGGTATCATCTTCAAGTGGCTTGTCATCGGCCGCTACAAGGAGGGCATGTTCCCCATGTGGGGTCCGTACCACACGCGCTGGTGGTTGACCCAGAAGGCGTTGCAGGTGTGCGGAAAGGGTATCTTCAACCGCTACAACTGGTCCCGTGCACTCTTCTACCGTTTGCTCGGTGCAAAGATCGGCAAAAACGTCACTCTCTCGCCATCCGCCAAGCTCGGTGAATACGATCTCATCGAGATCGGAGACAATGTCGTCCTCGATACATGCCAGGTCCGCCCCTTCGCCGTGGAGCGTAACACCTCCATGCTTCTGAAGAAAATCCGCATCGGTAAGGACGCGTCAGTCGGCATCAAGTCCATCGTCGCCCCTGGTGCCGATATCCCTGAGAACACCTGCATCGGTCCCAACTCGTCCAGCTGGGAACTTCAGGACGCTGATGAGTCTAACCGTGACTTGCTCACCTCCCGTATCCCTGCGCCGCACTGGCTCTGGAGCCTGTTCATCGTCGAGCCAATCAAGATCCTCGTCTGGGTTGCTTCACGTCTCACCTGGATGGGTGGTCTTGTGCCCATGGTGCGCCAGTACCCCGTTCCCTCGGCTGATATGTTCCTGGCTACGCTGGAATGGTTCACCAGTGGCCAGCGGATTGGCTTCCACATTACCGCAAAGATTTGCCGCGCTGTCGGTGGCCCTATTGTGCTTTTCATCGCTGTCTTGATCATCAAGAGCCTTTTGGATCTGATCTGCGGCAAGCCCAAGCCCGGTCCTGCGTCGAAGCAGACTACCCGCCAGAAGGTGCGCAGCGCTGTGCTCGCACAGATCCTGCCCGCCGGTGATATCCACGAGCTCACCCGTCTTGTTGGTCGCCACTACGAACTCGTCTCGATGGCTATTCGTGCCCTTGGTGGTAAGGTTGGCAAGCGCGTCTACTGGCCCAGTGTTGGTCCCGCTGTTCCGGACTTTGACCTCGTCGAGGTTGGTAACGATGTTGTCTTCGGTTCTCGCTCTAACATTGTCACTTCGGACGGCTATGGCCGTGACCGCGTTGTGATTGGTGATGGTACCATGGTTGGTGACCGTGTCGTTGCTCTGCCTGGTGTTACCATCGGTCGTGAGGCTATGATTGGTTCTGGTGCTCTGCTCCGTCGCAACGGTGACTACGCTTCTAACACCATCTGGACTGGTAGCAAGGGTGGTGATGCCGTGCAGTTCCCAACATCCTCTACCACGATGCCGAGCTCGACCGCTCCCACCGTCGTcgcaagcagcagcagcagcgccaacGGCGACAGCGAAGACGAGAAGCGCGCCGGCGAGAAGACTTCCAACGAGAAGCAGACCCCCATCAGCTCCAAGAACAAGACCGTCACCGACAGCAGCACCAACGAAAAGGATACCTGCAAGCCCTTCGGTCGCGCCTTCTACCGCCACGAAGCCAACTACCACGTCCTCCGCATCTGGGACATCGTCATCTACTCCGTTCTCTCCGTCGTCATCACCACCGTCTACTGGCTCCTCACTATCCTATTCTCCCTGTTTGCCGTCCGCGCTGCGCTGACCCACAGCGACGCCGCCGGCTTCAAGCAAGGCCCCTGGCGCCCATTCGTCTTGTACGGTTTGCTCGCCTCGATCCTCTCCGGCGTCAGCGCCGCCCAGGCCTTTATCGCCCTTGGCATCGTCATCTGCATCAAGTGGATGGTCATGGGCCGCCGCAAGGAAGGCACCTTCCACTGGGACAAGAGCAGCTACAACCAGCGCTGGCAATTCCTCCTCTCCTGCGAGACACTCATCAAGGACTGCTACGGCGGTACTGGTCTTCTGCCCATGCTCACCGGCTCTGCCTATATCGTCTGGTACTACCGCCTGCTTGGCGCAAAGATCGGAAAGGACTGCGCGATTCACGCAAACGGCACGCCCAACATTTTCTTCACTGAGCCTGACCTTCTCACTCTTGGTAACCGTGTTGCAGTCGACGACTCTAGTCTGGTCTGCCACTTGAACTCGCGTGGTGAGTTCGAGCTGCACACTCTGAACGTTGGGGACCGGAGTATCATGCGCGCTGGATCGCGGTTGATGTCCGGTGCTTCGATGGGCCAGGATGCTTGTCTTCTTGAGCATACTTTGGTACTTTCGGGTGACCATGTTGAGGATGGGAGTACGTTGCAGGGATGGCCTGCTGAGGGCTTTGAGGGGAAGCGTGCTTAA
- a CDS encoding uncharacterized protein (antiSMASH:Cluster_3.10), with the protein MEANYLRHMSRERRGHKRQRLSSTAESERQASSQNFEISHENSRGSSSQVADNESTTSSRNLRRVASTNILTIEQRRQELELRDLEAEVKRKEEEVRLKQLQNEQLELELIVMGRSLAI; encoded by the exons atggaggcaaactatctgcgacacatgagtcgggaaa gaagaggccataaacgtcagcgattatcttcaacagctgaatcagagaggcaagcaagcagtcaaaattttgaaatctcacatgaaaattcaagaggttcttcttctcaggttgctgataatga atctacaacctcatcacggaatcttcgccgagtggcttcaacaaacatactgacaattgaacaacgccgtcaagaattagaattacgagacctggaggcagaagtcaaaaggaaagaagaagaagttcgcttgaaacagcttcaaaatgagcaattagagctggaacttattgtaatgggccgaagccttgctatctaa